Sequence from the Phalacrocorax carbo chromosome 8, bPhaCar2.1, whole genome shotgun sequence genome:
AGAagagaaatgtgttttgatGAGGTTATTTGGAGTCTGTTCACTTAGCTCATGAAAAATAGTGATGTGATATTGAGGTTCAAACATAGGAATAAAGTGCAGTCTTTTGAAGGACTTCTGAATTTAATGGAGAAATAAGGCCAGTGGCTGAACCTGAAGTCAGGTGCTGtcagatttaaaaacaataattccTTCAGTGATTGACCAAATGAAATGGGTTCAATTCTTCTACAATTTCAGCAGTCATAGGAATAGATGGGGAGTGACTAAACAGAGTTACATGGTCCATAttgtactgattttttttagaCTGGATGCCTTGGTGCTTCTTTCCTGTTTCAATAGTCTCAATTTATAGCAATTATTTAGTCTCTCCTTTGGCAGAACCTGATATTAATTCTTAGTCCTAATACTGCTCTTTTGTAGTTGGTGTTACGGTTTAAGAAAGTGATTTCAGGAAAGCTTCCTACCTCAAGACCATCTGCTAAATCATGGGAGGGAAGATAATGGATTCTTTGCCACAGGTGGCTGTTAGAATACTGATTGtcatctcttcctcctcttctttggTTCTTGCTAGTTGAAGTTCCTGTCCTTGCCAGATACATGGATGAAAGAGTTCTTTCTTGCACACATTTATACAGAGCTCCAGCTGATAGAGGAGGCTCTGCAGAAGTATCAGAGTCTCGTTGATGCAGGATTTTCCAAAAGCACTTACATCATCTCTCAAATTGCAGTTGCCTACCACAATATCCGAGGTCAGTGACACTTACTAGCTAGTAGGAATGATCCTCTTAATGCAAACTTGGTATTTATAGTTCTTGTTGTCTCATCTGCTGTTCTTTCTTCAGATATTGACAAAGCTTTATCCATCTTTAATGAGCTAAGGAAACAAGATCCATACAGGATAGAAAACATGGACACTTTCTCCAACTTGCTATATGTAAGGGTAAGCATTCTTTCAGTTGCCTGTCTGTAATGATGGTCTTTATGAGAGGTATGTTAAACACTGGCAAAGCAGCTGATGCCATCTAGCCTTTCTGAATAGAAGCTTCCAGCTTCAGCTTTCCACTTCGCAACGCCATGAAACAGATTAAATGTATGCACTGCTAACTGCCTAGGTTTTCTTTGAAACATGACCATGTTGAAGCACGTACCATGCTCCTTTTCTCGTAACTTTCATTTCCTTGTTTCACTAGAGCATGAAGCCTGAGTTGAGCTATCTGGCTCATAATCTCTGTGAGATAGACAAGTATCGTGTTGAGACCTGCTGTGTAATTGGTGAGAGTCAGCTCTTTTACATGTTGTTCTTCTGCTGTCTGCAGGCAGTGTGAGGAAATCTTAGAAACAATTGTGAAAATGATCAGTCAGCACAGCTATCAAAACCACTTGGTAAACGTGGTTTCAGGCAGTCTAAAAAGCAGACTAAATGATAGAGTACACTCTTCCCTCATTTCTTGCTGAAAGAGGTGCTGTAGTACTATCTGTGCAGGAAGGACTTGAAGAAATCATTACGAAGGCCCATGTCGCTCATAGTCCCTTTATTTATAGTCTTGAAACTCCAATGGAAATAATTGTGTGTCAGGACCAGGAAATTAATTGGTTGGATCATGACGTAAGTTTCAAGGCCGGGGGTTGGGATCTTGATTAGTACAACCAGAAATGAATTGaccaaaacactgaagaatGGACTGCTATCAGGTTTCTTCAGGTTTGAATCACATCTGCCTTTAATAGGACTCTTTATAATTTAAGTTAGGAGGTAGAGGATAATACATCTTCcatctgttttctgcttctctgctggggtttttttttgtttgtgggttgtttgaatttatttatatattgtgACTTCTGCTTTAGGGAATTATTATAGCTTGCGTTCCCAGCATGAAAAAGCAGCACTGTATTTCCAGAGGGCCTTGAAACTGAATCCTCGTTATCTGGGAGCCTGGACGCTCATGGGACATGAGTATATGGAAATGAAGAACACATCTGCAGCCATCCAGGCTTACAGGTATCACTTGCGTAGTGCACAAAATGATGTTTGAGTCTGTATACATAAGGATTGAAGTAGTATCTTCTATTTTTTGTTAGTCTTCTGCTGAATTCTGTCTTGGTTTTGATCCTGACTGCTTTCTGACTCGTTCATCTCCCTTTCTTTGACAGACATGCAATAGAGGTGAACAAAAGGGACTACAGAGCATGGTATGGCTTGGGGCAAACCTATGAAATCCTCAAAATGCCATTTTACTGCCTCTATTACTACAGACGGGCCCACCAGCTCAGGTAGAGTTGAGAATGGAGCCATGTTTATTGGTGTTTGCTCTGATGTTGTTGCTACTAGCTAAGGAATTTACACGGAGGAACTAAGTTTGGGGAAGGGAGAACATCAATGCTATGGGATTCGTGCAGTCTCGCTATTCTAAATCCTCTTAGTTGTATTAGTTAACTATTAACAAAGGCTTTGTCAGTTAAAGCACTTATTGGGAGTATAAATGATGTTTTGTGTAAGGGAGGATGACAGACACTGCCAGATGTAGATTTCCCCCCACTCCCTTTGAGATCAGCTGGCTGTCCATTAAACTACATGTAGGAATTGCTCTTTTACAGACCAAATGATTCTCGTATGCTGGTTGCTCTAGGAGAATGCTATGAGAAACTCAATCAGTTGGTGGAAGCTAAAAAGGTAAGTGAAAACAGGTGTGTGGAGTAAGACTTTAGGGTATCTCCCAGGACACTAGATGGACTCGCAGCAAAATTGTGGAAATGCAGTGTGTTTGTTAGGAGCTTACTGAAACCATTTCTGTGGCAGTTACAATTGGGAAAGTTTTACTGAGATGTGATTAGAGCAGCTGATAAATAAAAAGTCTATAGATGACATGTGTGCCTTTGCAGGAAAgccatgttttctgtttctgacttGCTTGCGTGAGTCATGAGCTGGAGTCGTTTTTGTGATGTGCTTGACTGActttccttccctgacagtGCTATTGGAGAGCTTATGCTGTGGGAGATGTGGAGAAAATGGCACTGGTGAAACTGGCAAAGTGAGTATGTACTATCACTGTCAATATTGTATTACATGGAACGAGCACTTTGATACCTGATGATGAAATGCTAAATGGAAAACAAGTGGAATTGCTGTTAGGTAGTATTACTTTTGGAACTGTGTAATAACTGGTGTCTTTAGGTCTGTAGTGACTGAATTCTGGTGTCCAGCTTTAGCTTTAAGCTTCCCTCAGGATGATTAGAGGGAATCATACCATAATGTGGGTTGCAAGGGACCTCCTAATCCTGAGGTGATTTGAGCAGGCAGTGCTAGCAATTGTATTTGTATTGAATCTTAAAGAAATTCATGATGGTAGATGATGTACAACATTGTAGATTGATTGattcctgccccctcccctttccagTATATGATTTTGACATTGGGAAAGGGTCTAATGTGAAATAAATGTGAACACTCGGATGTCAGCACTAATTTTTGGCAGGGATAAAGTATTACAAAGTGGAAAAgtgaaggggaaggaaatggGCAAATGAAAGGTGAAACTGCTGTACAAAGACTTTGGGATGTAGCGGGGGAAGAAGGAGCACTGGAGGAAATAGCAGTAAATAGGGTGGCAAAAGTCTGTTGAAAGCTTTAAAGTGTAACAGAATAAGCTACTGtccctgctttgttttttactgCTTCTAGCAGTTGGTATCTGACTGGCTCCCTTCCTGGTAATATGAATGTTCTCAACCTGGATCATCTCTTTCCATGAGGGGCAGGACATGGTGCATGTCTTGCaaattctgaaggaaaagacCTGGCTTTAGTCCATGTCAGGTTGAGTAGGTACTTTCTCATACACCAAAAAGGTCTTTGACAGTGCAGTCTTGTTCCAGTggcccatttttctccttttctagGCTACATGAACAGCTGAATGAATCTGAACAGGCAGCTCAGTGCTATATCAAATACATCCAGGATATCTATTCCTGTGGGGTAAGATACTTTGGGAATAAAAGAAGTAAACATGGTGTAGAGCTACCTTGGAAGGCACTCAAAGATGATGGTTTTTACCCCTCTTGCTGTAGGAGATAGTGGAACATCTGGAGGTCAGCACTGCCTTCCGTTACCTGGCCCAATACTACTTCAAGTGTAAGCTCTGGGATGAAGCCTCAGCATGTGCTCAGAAATGCTGTGCGTTCAATGATGTGAGTAGTTGTGCAGTCATTGGTGTTTCTTTCTTGGGGGAACTATGACCTTGACCTTGGCTCCCCTCAGAGTAGGAGGAATCCTTTATTGAAGGAATGAGGGCTGTCTACCATGCAGGTCGCATCCTGAGTGGTGGTGTTTATACCTGATCACTAATACTGCTCATGATTGACTAAAATCATGGACATATGGTGTAGATGGTAAAATTAAACCATGCCTTATTGGTATTCATTAAATTAAACAAGTTGAGGCTCCACATGGCTGTCATAAGATTGCCGAAAATCatggtggtggggaggaggttAAATGGCCGCAGACTCCCACACTGTGTAGTGATGGTCCTCacatgactctttttttttttcttgcctttctgtgtGTAGACAATGCAGAGGATATAATAGTACTTGGGTTTTGCATGTTACTCTATACTGAGAGGTTCTGTATCTGTAAGTGGGCAATTCTAGACTTTTAACTTCAGCATAAAGGTAAACAGTAGCCTTGAGTGCAGGGTGTTTGGCCTATCCTTAATGAAGCTGTTTGGAACTCTGGAGAACCTGGATTCAGCTTCTGTGAAGCTTTTCCAATCTACTTTTTGCCAGAATATTTAGGCAGTTTCAGCGGTTGATGGTAACACTGTCTGAAATACCCAAGTAACATGCAAATCAGGTTAATAAAATGAGGAAAGGCTAAAAAAAAGTGACATACCTTAATGTTTTTaagtagaaaaaagaaatgaggatgGTTTTTATAGCTTGTAGCCTTATAGAATGACAAACTATAATAACTTATACTGCTTGCATACTGAATTTGACCCATAAACCACCCATCCATAGGTgtattgttttgatttatttatttatttttttttacaaattgtTTTCAGActagagaagaaggaaaggcCCTGCTGCGGCAGATCTTACAGCTTCGCAACCAAGGAGAAACCTCGTCCACAGATATTGCTgctccctttttcctccccGCGTCGTTGTCGGCCAATAACACTCCCACACGTCGTGTCTCCCCACTCAATCTCTCTTCTGTAACACCATGAACAATGCTGATACTTCTAACCTGTGCATTGAATGTGATATGGCAGATGGGGCTTGCAAGGACTCACTGCTTTCCAGTGAAATTTCCACAGTCGTCGTTGCCTTCACATGAAGGGTAGGAGTTATTAGAGCCCACAGCTGAAGACAGATATGCCCCCGACAGGCAAAGGTGCAGCTTATGTGAAAGTGCCTATGCTGAGATGTGAGAACCTGCTCTACTTCTCACCAAGTCATTCCAGTTAGAGGGCAGACATGTTCCAATACACACAACTACT
This genomic interval carries:
- the CDC23 gene encoding cell division cycle protein 23 homolog, yielding MAAGLGGSGDFSDLREIKKQLLSVAERSRERGLQHSGKWASELAFALDPLPLSELPPPPALTEEDARDLDAYTLAKSYFDLKEYDRAAYFLRGCKSQKAYFLYMYSRYLSGEKKKDDETVDSLGPLEKGQVKNEALRELRVELSKKHKARELDGFGLYLYGVVLRKLDLVKEAIDVFVEAAHVLPLHWGAWLELCNLITDKEMLKFLSLPDTWMKEFFLAHIYTELQLIEEALQKYQSLVDAGFSKSTYIISQIAVAYHNIRDIDKALSIFNELRKQDPYRIENMDTFSNLLYVRSMKPELSYLAHNLCEIDKYRVETCCVIGNYYSLRSQHEKAALYFQRALKLNPRYLGAWTLMGHEYMEMKNTSAAIQAYRHAIEVNKRDYRAWYGLGQTYEILKMPFYCLYYYRRAHQLRPNDSRMLVALGECYEKLNQLVEAKKCYWRAYAVGDVEKMALVKLAKLHEQLNESEQAAQCYIKYIQDIYSCGEIVEHLEVSTAFRYLAQYYFKCKLWDEASACAQKCCAFNDTREEGKALLRQILQLRNQGETSSTDIAAPFFLPASLSANNTPTRRVSPLNLSSVTP